The following are from one region of the Nymphaea colorata isolate Beijing-Zhang1983 chromosome 7, ASM883128v2, whole genome shotgun sequence genome:
- the LOC116257141 gene encoding uncharacterized protein LOC116257141 — protein MENEERRKRSREGELEEEESGEVCSLPEAKRVRTDILGILEDDDYDAGEGSSDSGAEEELVNSVMRSLQEEIEGEECSAGGVNDVSVQPDLGYLLEASDDELGLPPASSDDEFGLIPAYSDGGTSENDDIFSGEAPREVLGFGGSWDFEEGMMGFGLPAEFGGAEERYEEDETVLFESLFDYSDAGLWRPESLPAV, from the coding sequence ATGGAGAACgaagagaggagaaagaggTCCCGAGAGGGGGAGTTGGAGGAAGAGGAATCCGGGGAGGTGTGTTCTTTGCCGGAGGCCAAGCGCGTCCGGACGGATATTCTCGGTATCCTTGAAGACGACGATTATGACGCCGGGGAGGGGTCGTCCGACTCCGGCGCCGAGGAGGAGCTCGTCAACTCCGTGATGAGGTCTCTCCAGGAGGAAATCGAGGGGGAGGAGTGCTCGGCGGGAGGGGTGAATGATGTGTCTGTGCAGCCGGACCTGGGTTACCTCCTCGAGGCCTCCGACGACGAGTTGGGGCTGCCGCCGGCGAGCTCTGACGACGAGTTTGGCCTGATTCCGGCGTACTCCGACGGTGGTACTAGCGAGAACGATGACATATTTAGTGGGGAGGCCCCTCGTGAGGTGCTCGGCTTCGGTGGGTCTTGGGATTTTGAGGAAGGGATGATGGGGTTCGGGCTGCCGGCGGAGTTCGGGGGAGCGGAGGAGAGATATGAGGAGGATGAGACCGTCCTGTTCGAGAGCCTGTTCGACTACTCGGACGCCGGGCTTTGGCGCCCGGAGTCCTTGCCTGCTGTATAG